A DNA window from Anaerolineae bacterium contains the following coding sequences:
- a CDS encoding MFS transporter: protein MRLALRRRLTTWQFYLIAAWIAQFFAIAGFSAVFPFLPFYIRELGVTDPEQVTLWAGMLTSSSAIAMALIAPFWGWIADRRGRKLMVVRATFGGSIVMSTMALVANVHQLFILRLLQGLLTGTIPAFMALVTSFVPESEAGFALGMMQMAVYAGNTLGPLIGGLAADHLGYRGTFVLTGAFLFLAGVLTVLGIKESTRPGRTSSSQGTLIDQASAIIHQPQIMVVMLIIGGVYIANAVTVPTLPLFIESLLGSAALVNTSTGTIYGLRALTSALAAGFIGRLADRLGSRPLMIISLAGAAVALAGYALAPNYAVLILSSLAAGIFIGGLLPSANAILARLSSPDQRGMIFGFSSSINAFGNAIGPMLGASVASAWGLRASFWLAAGLLGALSAWAGAAVRQVDPPLPRLLRRTR from the coding sequence ATGAGACTTGCGCTTCGCCGACGTCTGACAACCTGGCAGTTCTACCTCATCGCGGCATGGATCGCCCAGTTCTTCGCCATCGCCGGCTTCAGCGCCGTCTTCCCTTTCCTGCCCTTCTACATCCGTGAGCTGGGTGTCACCGACCCAGAACAAGTCACCCTGTGGGCCGGCATGCTCACCTCCTCCAGCGCCATCGCCATGGCCCTCATCGCGCCCTTCTGGGGCTGGATCGCCGACCGCCGCGGACGCAAGCTCATGGTAGTCCGTGCCACCTTCGGCGGCTCCATCGTCATGAGTACCATGGCGCTGGTAGCCAACGTCCACCAGCTCTTCATCCTGCGCCTGCTCCAGGGCCTGCTGACCGGCACCATCCCCGCCTTTATGGCGTTGGTCACCTCGTTCGTGCCGGAATCGGAGGCCGGCTTCGCCCTGGGCATGATGCAAATGGCGGTCTACGCCGGCAATACCCTCGGCCCTCTCATCGGCGGGCTGGCCGCCGACCATCTGGGATATCGCGGCACTTTTGTGCTGACGGGCGCCTTCCTGTTCCTGGCCGGCGTCTTGACCGTGCTCGGCATCAAAGAGTCCACGCGGCCGGGCCGGACCTCTTCTTCCCAGGGCACACTCATCGACCAGGCGTCCGCCATCATTCACCAGCCGCAGATTATGGTGGTTATGCTCATCATCGGTGGGGTGTATATCGCCAACGCGGTCACGGTGCCCACCCTGCCCCTGTTCATCGAAAGCCTGCTGGGTTCTGCCGCGCTGGTGAACACCAGCACCGGCACCATCTACGGACTGCGCGCGCTGACCAGCGCCCTGGCCGCCGGCTTCATCGGCCGGCTGGCAGACCGCCTGGGTTCCCGGCCGCTGATGATCATCAGCCTGGCCGGCGCCGCGGTCGCCCTGGCCGGCTATGCCCTGGCCCCCAACTACGCTGTGCTGATCCTCTCCAGCCTGGCCGCCGGCATCTTCATCGGCGGACTGCTTCCCAGCGCCAATGCCATCCTGGCGCGCCTGTCGTCCCCGGACCAGCGCGGCATGATCTTCGGCTTCAGCAGTTCCATCAACGCCTTTGGCAACGCCATTGGCCCCATGTTGGGCGCTTCGGTTGCCAGCGCGTGGGGACTGCGAGCCTCGTTCTGGCTGGCCGCCGGCCTGTTGGGAGCGCTCTCGGCATGGGCCGGCGCCGCGGTCCGCCAGGTGGACCCTCCCTTACCGCGGCTCCTCCGGCGAACGCGCTAA